In the genome of Caldalkalibacillus uzonensis, the window CAAGTGTTTGACAATGGCCAAACCCAGACCGGTTCCTCCGGAAGCCCGGCTGCGGGCCCGGTCTACCCGGTAGAAACGTTCAAAAATACGGGTGATTTCTTCTTTGTGTATGCCAATTCCCGTATCGCTTACACAAATACGGTACCCTTTTTCAGCCCATGGGTCAATGCTAAGCCGGACTTCTCCCTTTTCCGGGGTGTATTGAATGGCGTTACTCAACAGGTTGATCACTATTTGTTGCAAACGGTCAGGGTCTGCCTCAACAAACGTTGATTCTACAGGTGGAGTATACTCAAGCTTGATCTCTTTGGCTTCCGCTTTAGCTTCAATAACCCTCAAGCTGTTGTTCATTACTTCCGCCAGATTCACCTTTTGCCAATTGAGCTCAAATTGTCGCTGCTCAATTTGAGAGAGCTGCAGTAAATCCTCCACTAGCCGGTGCAGACGTTCAGCTTCCTGGCTGATAATAGATAAAAATTGTTTTAAATGTTCTTCCCGGTACATGGCCCCGTCCAGCAATGTTTCGGAAAAACCTTTGATGGATGTAATCGGTGTTTTTAATTCGTGGGACACATTGGCCACAAAATCCTGTCTTACCCTTTCCAACTTTTTCAGCTGTGTAATGTCGTGAAACACAATGACAATCCCCTTGTTATGTCCCTCCAAGTCAAGAACAGGAGCCACAAGCACATTGAGGTCGATGCGCCTGATCCCCACCTCAATGGTCACTTCTTGCTGCTGTTCCTTTTCAAAGGTGAAAGTGTTTTGAATCATCTCGATAACCGGTTCAGGAAGGGGTGACTCATAATAAAGCTCTTGGTGATGATGGTCGTTCCACTTGAGAAGCTCCAACAGTTTATTATTGGTCAGCACGATGCGTCCTTTTTCATTGATGAACAAGAGTCCACTGGCCATGTGCTTAATGATGGCCTGCAACCGATCAGCATGGACATGCTGGTGTTCGGTAACCGCCTGCAGCTGTTCTGCCAGCCGATTAGCGTAAACGGCCAGCTCTTTGACCATCCCGGAGGCAATAGGGGGGTATATGCGCCGCCAGTAATGTCCGTTGCTTAAATCTTTGACCATGGCCCGTATGTCATGCACAGGTTTGAGATGACGGCGCAAATAAGTGACAATCCACAAAGCCATCAGTAGGTAGATCACGGATAGGCCCATGGCCAGCGTTGCCATGTTGCTCGTCAGCTGGGGGAGTTGATATAAAAAGTAGCCAAAAATAAACATAATGAGCCCGGTCATGCCCAAAATGGGAAAGACAAAGCGGACAAACCATCTATTCATGACGATCAGGCCCATCCAGTTTGTAACCCAGTCCCCGGATTGTTTTGATGTATCCCGTTTTGATCTTATCCCTCAAATGGGAAATGTGCACGTCAACGATACGTGTATCACCGATATAATCATAATTCCAGATCGCATTTAACAGTTGTTCACGGGTCAGTACACGGCCTTTGTGCCGAGCCAGATACAGCAGTAATTCAAACTCTTTTGGCGTCAGTTCCACTTTTTTACCATTGACAACCACTTCAAACTGGTTAGGGTCAATCGTTAGATCTCCAATCACAATTTGCTGGTCTGGAGGAGAGTCTTTCTCCCTGTTCTGATCGGCTCGTCTTAAAATAGCTTTGACTCTGGCCACCACTTCACGGGGACTAAACGGTTTGGTCAAGTAATCGTCGGCCCCCAGTTCCAGCCCCAAAATTTTGTCCAACTCGTCATCTTTGGCCGTCAGCATTAGAATGGGGGTCATGTTGTTGCGGCCGCGCAAAGTTTTACATAGTTCCAATCCGTCTATATGGGGAAGCATCAAGTCCAAGATGATTAAATCAGGTGCTTCTTTTTGAGCCAAGTACAGAGCCGTTTTCCCATCCAATGCGGTGACAACAGTATAACCGGCTTGTTCCAGATTAAATTGGAGCAATGTGACAATTGATTGTTCATCGTCCACCACAAGAATTTTTTTGGTCATGTGCCAACCTCCACTCCAAGCTTCTTCTACCATTACTATACAACAAACACTACCCTTTAGTACAACTTAAGCATTCACGTTAGAAGCCAGACATCACTTGCACATAAGAAAAAGGGGGCTCTCTGCCCCCTTGGGATTGGTCTGTCTTTGGGTAATGATTGTCATTTTACACATCAAGCAAAGCCATCACATTGCGAACCGATTGTGCGGATTTATCCAGTGCCTGTTTTTCTTCTTCAGTCAGCTCAAGTTCGATCACTTTTTCCAGGCCATTGCCGCCCAGGATGGTTGGCACGCCAAGATACATATCAGAATAGCCGTACTCGCCTTCCAGATAAGCAATAGAAGGTAAGATGCGGCGCTTATCTTTCAGGATGGCCTCAACCATTTGGGTCAGTGAGGCAGCCGGTGCATAATAGGCACTGCCATTGCCCAGCAAGTTAACAATTTCACCACCGCCTTTGCGTGTACGCTCTACTATGGCATCCAGACGGTCTTGGGGAATCAGCTTGCTGAGCGGAATACCACCGGCATAGGAGTAGCGGATCAGCGGCACCATGTCATCGCCATGGCCACCCAACACAAAGCCGCTCACATCCTCAACGGAAACGTTTAATTCCTGAGCCACAAACGTGCGGAAACGAGCCGTATCTAGAACACCGGACTGGCCGATCACCCGCTCTTTGGGGAAACCGGACGTTTTATAAACCACATAAGTCATAGCATCAACCGGGTTAGTCAGCACGATAATAATGCTGTTGGGAGAGTATTTCACCACTTGCTCAGTGACTGACTTCATAATTTTGGCATTAGTTGCCACCAGGTCATCCCGGCTCATACCTGGTTTTCTAGCCATCCCGGCCGTTATGACCACAATGTCAGAATTGGCCGTGTCTTCATAGTTGCTGGTGCCCACGATGTTGGCATCAAAGCCTTGCACAGGGCTGGCTTCCAGCATGTCCAGCGCTTTCCCTTTGGTTGGATTTTCCAATTGAGGAAGGTCAACCAAGACCACATCTCCTAACTCTTTTTGAGCTACCATCAAAGCGGTGGTGGCACCTGTAAAACCGCTGCCGATGATTGAAATTTTACGCCGTTTAATTCCCACGATGGTTCCTCTCCTTATCCCATATTTTTAATTAAGGCATCTCCAAATTCGGAACATTTCACTTCGGTTGCCTCATCCATCAGACGGGCAAAGTCATAAGTGACCACTTTGGAAGCAATGGTTTTCTCCATGGCTTGAATAATCAGATCAGCTGCTTCATGCCAGCCAAGGTGACGGAGCATCATTTCACCTGACAAGATGACGGAGGACGGATTTACTTTGTCCAAGCCGGCATATTTAGGTGCTGTACCATGGGTGGCCTCAAAGATGGCATGACCGGTGCTAAAGTTAATGTTGGCGCCGGGTGCAATGCCAATTCCTCCCACCTGAGCAGCCAGGGCATCGGAGATATAGTCTCCGTTTAAGTTCATGGTGGCGACCACATCAAATTCAGACGGTCGGGTCAAAACTTGCTGCAAGAAAATATCTGCAATGGCATCTTTAATAATGATTTTGCCTTCTGCTTCAGCTTTGGCTTGGGCTTCATTGGCTGCTTCTTTGCCAGATTCTTCGGCAATGCGGTCATATTGGGCCCAAGTAAACACTTTATCCCCGTACTCACGCTCAGCCAATTCGTAGCCCCAGTTTTTAAAAGCCCCTTCGGTAAATTTCATAATGTTTCCTTTATGAACCAGCGTTACGCTTTTGCGGTTGTTTTCCAAGGCATACTCAATGGCGGCCCGGACATGGCGTTCTGTCCCTTCTTTGGAGATGGGCTTGATGCCGATGCCGGATGTTTCCGGGAAGCGGATTTTATGTACTCCCATTTCATTTTGTAAGAAATCAATAACCTTTTTCACTTCATCGGTACCAGCTTGCCATTCAATGCCCGCATAAATGTCTTCAGTGTTTTCCCGGAAAATGACCATATCTACCAGCTCAGGATGACGAACCGGAGAAGGCACCCCTGTAAACCAGCGAACCGGACGCAAACAGACATATAAGTCTAGTTCCTGACGAAGCGCAACGTTCAGGGAGCGGATCCCGCCTCCGACCGGTGTGGTTAAGGGGCCTTTAATGGCAATCAAATATTCCCGAATCGCTGCCAGTGTATCGTCAGGGAGCCATTCGCCGAATTTGTTGTAAGCTTTCTCCCCGGCATACACTTCGTACCAAGCAATCTTCTTTTCACCGTTGTATGCCTTTGCCACAGCACTATCCAACACGCGGGAGGCAGCAGCCCAGATATCAGGTCCTGTACCGTCTCCCTCAATAAACGGAATAATGGGGTTGTTAGGTACCTGTAATTTTCCATCTGAACCCATTGTCACTTTTTCACCAGTGGTTGGCGGGTCAATATGTTTGAAGTTTGCCATGTTTCATACCTCCACCTTTATTTTTTCTGGTTTGTCTTTCTCTGTCACGAAAAGAAGCGCCATCACAAACATATCATTCGGCTTAACGGGCTTCAAGGGGCACGTACTCCTGTTTCTGCGGTCCAACATATTCAGCACGCGGACGAATTAAACGGTTATTGGAATACTGTTCCAAAATGTGTGCAATCCATCCGGACGTCCTAGCAACAGCAAAGATGGGGGTAAACAGGTCACGTGGAATGCCCAGACTGTGATAAACCGATGCAGAGTAGAAGTCAACGTTGGGCAGCAACCCTTTTTCCCGCTGAACCACTTCATCAATTTTAACAGACATATCAAACCATTTGGGTTCACCGGTCAGCTGGGTCAATTGGCGGGACATCTCACGCAAGTGTTTAGCCCGGGGATCACCGTTTTTATAAACGCGATGACCAAAGCCCATAATTTTCTCTTTGTTGGCCAGCTTGTTTAATATATATGCTTCGGCCTTGTCCACCTCACCAATTTCTTCCAACATGGCCATCACTTGTTCGTTGGCACCCCCATGAAGAGGCCCTTTCAGAGCACCGATGGCAGACGTCAGACCAGAGTAGATATCAGACAGAGTAGCCACTGTTACACGGGCCGTAAACGTGGACGCATTAAATTCATGATCGGCATGCAAGACCAATGCTTTGTTAAAGGCCCTTTCTTGAATCTCGTCGGGCTCTTGACCTGTTAACATGTACAGGAAATTTGCGGCAAAACTTAAATCAGTACGGGGAGCAACAGGTTCTTTTCCTTCACGCAACCGTGCAAAAGCGGCAACGATGGTGCCGATCTTGGCCTGCAGACGCACAGCCTTGCGCAAGTTGGCTGCTTTGTCCATCACGTCCGCCTCGTCATCATACAGGCTGAGCGCAGACACGGCTGTACGCAGGGCAGCCATGGGATGGACCGTTTTGGGCATTAGACGCAGATGCTCAATCAATTCACCGGGGAGATGGGCATTTTCTGCCAGATCTTTTTTTAGTTGATCAAGCTCGGCCTGGTTAGGCAGTTTACCGTACCAGAGCAGGTAGATGACTTCTTCAAAACTGGCGTGATCGGCCAAGTCATCAATATTTATGCCCCGGTAAGTGAGGACTCCGTCAATGATGGAGCTGATGGATGACTCAGCTGCCACAACACCCTCCAATCCTCGCGTTGTCATGTGGCATCTCTCCTTTGTCTATAATTTAAAGAAAATATAAAAACCACAAAAATAGTGAAGCAACATAATCATCATATAATCATGAATATTAAACTCTACCAATAAGTATAAAGTATCTCCCTATGTTTGTGAACGATTACATAATCCTTCACTATTGTAGCATATATCCGCCAAGTTGTCTTTAATTCCATCTAGATTGTTATATTCCTTGACTGATTGGTCATACATTGTCCTAACGAATAAAAAAAGGTAAAATTTAGCTAAGAAGATCTTTGTTCACTATCTCAAATCTGGGGGGTTTCCTGTTTGGAACGTTCACTATTACTGGCTTCCGCCCGGGGCCTATTTGTCATTATCGCCATTATGACCTTGATTGTTGCCATTTACCTCATCTTTCCATTAATTTATCCATTCTTGTTCGGGTTACTTTTAGCCCTGGTGATGAACCCCGTGGTCAATTGGTTGGAGAAAAAGGCCCGCTTCCCAAGATGGCTGGCTGTTCTGTCTACTATTTTACTGCTCTTAGCGGTGCTGGCCGCTCTCATCACCTTGGTTGTGGTGGAAATTGTGTCTGAGCTGAACCGGCTGCAGGAGCACCTGCCTTATCTGTTTGAGGACTACATGGCGCAAGTGGAATTTTTCATTTTAAACCAGCTCTTTCCGGTTTATGACCGGATCATCTCCCTTTACGGCACCTTGGACGAAGAAGTTCAGCGCAACATTGAACATCAAGTGGAGAATTTCTCCAGCCAAATGGCCAGCGCCTTAACGGAAGCAGGAAGAGGTTTGATTAACGGTATTCTTTCCTTTCTCCGTTCTATTCCCATGATTGCAACCGCGTTTATTATTTCCCTTTTGGCCTTTTTCTTCCTTAGCAAAGACTGGCCAAAATGGCAGGCATTTTTCACACGTATCGTTCCTGAGCGGGTACAGATCAGCAGCCGCTCCGTGATCCAGGATTTAAAAAGCGCTTTAGTTGGTTTCGTTCGCGCCCAACTCACCCTGATGTCCATTACGTTTCTGATCGTGTTAATCGGCTTCTGGATTCTGCGGGTGGAATACGCCTTAACCATCGCCTTGTTTATTGGTTTGGTGGATCTGATTCCCTATCTGGGTCCCGGTCTGATCTTCGTTCCCTGGATTATTTATCTGTTTATCAGCGGTAATTATTTTCTGGTCATCGGCCTCTCCGTTTTGTACGGGATCGTCATTATCCAACGGCAAATGATTGAACCCAAAATATTGGGAGACAATGTGGGACTTGATCCTTTGGTGACCCTCTTTTCCCTGTTTGTGGGCTTCAAGCTGTTCGGCATGATCGGACTGATCATTGGTCCTGTCAGCATGGTGATCCTTGGTGCCTTGCACCGGGCCGGAATCTTCCGGGATTTATGGCACTATGTCAAAGGAACGGCTTAAAAAGAAAGTAATTGGCTTCAATGTTAAGAAAAACAGGAAAAGATACTAATCATGAGATCTTATAGGTGGCTGGTCAGTTTGGCATTCATTGACCAGTCATCTTCTTTTATAAATTTTATAGCATTACTAAAAAATAAGCCATATATGCCGAAATTATAAATATATGATAATAATTTATTATTATTTGCGAAAATAATATGTGGATACTTAGTGTCAAATATTTTGGAAAGGAAGGAATGTAAGGTGCAAAAGGCAAGCATAAAAACCAAATTAATATTAACCTTTTGTTTGGTAGCCTTAATACCTTTGATTGTTGTCACTGTTCTCCTTGACAGGTTCATCTTAACAAAGGTGGAAAATGACTATTTCATACGCAGTGAACGGGAATTGCTGCACATTGACTACGCCCTGACTTCCTATTTCAAATCGATCCATGAAGATGTCACGATGTTAGCAACCCATCCGGCCATTCTCACAGCGGATGATTCTATTACAAGTTATATGGAGTTTGAAGGGGAGGAAGAATATATTGAGATGACACCTTCCCAAAACGGGGGGATCGAAACTGAGATTTTCCATGTCTTCCGCCATTACGCGGAGTCCCATCACCATGCTGCCTATGTTTACATGGGCACGGAACATGGCGGGTATATCCAATACCCGGAAATGTTAACACTTGCCGGTTATGACCCCAGAGAACGCCCCTTTTATCAGTCAGCAGTCGAAAATCCTGGGGAAACTGTTATGACAGGTGCTTACCCTTATTCTGAAGGATCAAGCACGGTCATTGTCAGCTCAGTCAGATCCATTGAAGACAATGGCCAATTGATCGGCGTGGTCGGTGTGGATGTGAGTCTGGAAGGATTAACAGATATGATTGGTGAGGTTACCATTGGAGAGAACGGATATGTTATTCTTGTAGAAGATAATGGAACCATCCTTGCCCATCCAAGAAATCCTGAAGCCAATTTTAATCCCATTTCTTCTCTGGAACTTCCTAACTTAGAAGAACTGCGCCAGACAGCATTTTACAGCGCGGAAATCAATGATCAGCCCTACATTCTTCATACATATGTTTCACCAGAGTTAGACTGGCATTACATCGCAGTTATCGACAGAAATGAAATACTTCAGTCTGCTTTTCAAGTAAGAAAAGTCCTTTTAATTACAGGTGTTATCTTTGTCGCTTTTATCGGTCTGACAGCCTTCTTGCTGAGTTCGAGAGTAACCAAACGCCTCAACCGTATTAGCGCCTTAACAATATCCATGGCTCAAGGAGATCTAAGCCAAAAAGCTGAGATCAGCGGCGAAGACGAGATCGGACAAATGGCCAGCAACTTCAATAAAATGGCAAACGGATTAAAAGAAATGATCTCCCATATATCCAAAGAAGCCCCATGGACCCCATTTTTCCAGTGGGATGGGCCCTTATGTCCCCAGTGGCATCGACTACAACTAAGCCCAGTGCAGCTGCCGGGAGCCAGCCATTGATACTGCTGGACATGCCGTTCTGAGGGGTCATGAGTCCAGTCACTTTTCCATCATAGTGATCCATAAGCAGTTTAACAGCTTTAATATAATCATTGCCAAGCATTTGCCAATCCGTTGTTCCCGCAGGAGCCCCAATGGCGGTTGCTGTGACTATAATCGCATCATCTGGGAGTTCATCGACCGAAACCAGCTTTGGTTTGCCTAATGTAATAGCAGCAGTACCGATTTCCAAACCATGGTCGACCCATCCCCCCCCACCAGAGGCAAACACGGATCCTCCTTTAACTGCGGCAACAACATCCTGTTTCGTTAGTTCTCTCATGCTAATCCCCCTTACTTTGGTCAGTTTGTTTTCTTTGATTGACGCGATAAAAGCTGTGTAGGTTTATGTGGTTTGGATGCGCTTAATACCTTTCTTATCAACTTCATCCAAGGCCTCGCTATAACCCGCATCAGCATAACGCAATACACCAAGTCCTGTATCATTGTCCAAGGTATGTTTTAAGCGTAACTCGGTTTCTTGGGTACCATCAGCCACAACCGTTACACCTGCGCTGGTCATGTACCCTGTGTAACCGCCTCCCCCGGAGTGAATCGCAACCAAATCCGCCATGGAAGAACAGTTGAGCATGGCGTTTAAAAGGGGCCAGTCCGCAATGGCATCACTGCTGTCTTTCATTCTCTCTGTCATAATGTTGGGATGGGTCATGGCAGCTGCGTCCAAATGGTCGCGGGAGAAGGCGATGGGACCACTTAAGCTTCCTTCTCTGACCATCTGATTGACAGCCAGGGCCAATTTACTGCGCTCTCCATGCCCAAACCAGGCGATGCGGGCCGGCAAGCCTTCTACCGGAATATACCGGTGAGCCAAGCGGATCCAATTGGTGATAATCTCATTCTCTTTAAATTCATCCAGAATAAACTGGTCGATTTTCTTGATGTCTTCTACATCGCCTGAAAGCGCCACCCAGCGGAACGGCCCAATGGCCCGGCAAAACAAGGGTCTGAGGAAGGCCTCGGTAAAAATATCAATCTCAAAGGCCTCTTTTACCCCATGCTGATAGGCCTGGGTGCGAATATTATTTCCGTTGTCAAAAACAACAGATCCTTTTTGTTTAAATGCCAGCATCGCTTTAACTTCTTTGGCAATGGAAGCCCGGGCATCTTGCTCCAACTGTTTGGGATTGTTGATTCTGGCTTGCTTAACCTCTTCTAACGTGTATCCTTCTGGAACATAGCCGTAAACTAAATCATGGGCGGAAGTTTGATCGGTGACAATGTCAGGCACTATGCCCCTTTCCAGAATCTTGGTATAAATGTCAGCAGCATTACCGACCAGGCCAACAGAAATGCTTTCTTTTTTGGCCACCGCCTGTTCGATCCAATGCAAAGCTTCGTCCAAATCACGGGTTTTCTTTTGCAAATACCCCACTGACAGACGTTTGTCGACACGGGCCTCATCCACTTCAACACAGAGAATGGCAGCATTGGCCATGACACCAGCCAACGTTTGCGCGCCACCCATACCTCCAAGACCTGCCGTCAGAATAAAACGACCCGTCAAATCACCATCAAAATATTTACGGGCAATAGCAGAAAAAATTTCATAGGTACCCTGAATGACACCCTGTGAGCCAATATATTGCCAAGCTCCTGCCGTCAGACCTCCCCACATAATGAGGCCTTTCTGCTCCAACTCATAAAAATTGTCGCTAGTGGCCCACTTTCCGACCAGATTACAATTGGCCATAATGACAATGGGGGCAAAACGATGAGTTTTAAAGACACCGATCGGCTTACCCGATTGGATGACCAAGGTCTCATCTTCATCTAGTGTTTTCAAAGCATCCACGATGGCCCGGTAAGATGGCCAGTTGCGAGCGGCTTTTCCTAAAGCGGCATAGACAACAAGCTCTTTTTGATTCTCTCCGTTTTCCAGTACGTTTTCCAACATGCGCAGCAATGCTTCCTGCCTCCATCCCTTACAACGCAGGGTTGAACCTCGTGCCGCTTTTATTTGTTCCATGGAAGCCTGATCCTCCTTTTATTATCAATATATGATAATATATTATCATTATTTAATGTCTATTTAACAAAATCTTAAATAAAAAGTCAATATTATTAGACTAAAAAAAATATCTTAATCCGCAAGCATTGATTAAATTCTAAAGATTTGCTGCTCTCGTTAGATATACCCGGGTGATAAAATATGTGTACTAAAACAGATATAGAAAAAACACAGGACAAATGATTAAAGCATTTGCTGGTTGATAGTAAGGAATAATAACTTCCCCTGGCCAATCTGTCATATTGATTTGTCGTTAAAGCTTTAATATACTGTGGAAATGGAGATGACAATAAAATGAGGTGTCGGCCGATGAACGGATCACAGACCCTAATACGGGCGTTAGATATTTTATTTGTGCTTGCTGAAGCTGATTCGACTCTCTCAGTCAGTGAGATTGCAGAAAAAGTATCTATACCCGAAAGCACAGCTTACCGCTTGTTGCATACACTAGAACAAAATGGGATTGTTGAGCGGAAAGGGAAAGGGAAAATAGGACTTGGATTGCGCATATTAGATCTGGCCCGGGGACTTCAACAGCAAATTGACCGGGAACTGTATGTGATTGCCCGTCCTTTTATGGAACAACTAACGAAAGTGATCAATGAAACTTCGATTTTAGCCGTCCGTACCGGTTTCCGGGCGATTTGTATTCAAAACGTTGAAAGTCAACGTTTAATCCGTTTGGCCATAGAGAACGGAAGAACGCTTCCCTTACATCAAGGTGCCTCAGGAAAAGCGATTCTGGCCTTTGAAAGCAAAAAAGTATTACATAATGTGCTGTCCATGCTTCCTACAAATCAAGAACAAGAAAAATTATTAAAAGATTTAGATGATATCAGGGCCAAGGGGTATTGTATCACTCTAGGTGAGGTTGACAAAGATGTATTCGGCATTGCAGCCCCGATATTTGATTATTATAAACGTGTGATAGCCAGTTTAACCATCGCCGGACCAGCCAATAGACTGGCTAAAGAGGAGATGGGCACTTTAATTAATCAGGTGACAACTACCGCCCAACAGATATCAGAAAAAATCAGCCGGTTACATCTGGAACAGTGACAGCACGGACATGAGAATATCTCAACCGGCCTTTCGGTTCGAAACAGGTTTTTGCCTAGTTGAAATGGCCTGCTCCTACAGAGCAGGCCATTACTGCCATAATCAAAAGTGCTGGTAAAATAGGAAGCGCTAATTCTAGGATGTAAATGGTTATTTTTTAATAATGATCAACTTTCCGCTCTTGATCCACCTTTCAAATAAACGGCGCAACCAGGCTTTAAAGATGTTGCGGGTGTTGGGCACAAGCAGCAAAAATCCGACGGTGTCTGTAATAAAACCCGGGGTGAGCAGAGTGGCCCCGCCCACCAGGATACAGGCTCCGTCAATAAGAGCGGAACCCGGCATTTGGCCTTGCGATAGTTGGATGCGGATCAGTTGCAGGGTATGGAGGCCCTCCCGCTTAGCCAGCCACGCCCCTATCACGCCGGTTAAAATGACCAGCCCAACCGTATACCAGGCTCCTATCCATTTCCCTACAGATAGGAGCACCCACAGCTCAATAACAGGGACAACGATCATCAGTAAAGCTAAGATA includes:
- the pnpS gene encoding two-component system histidine kinase PnpS, with amino-acid sequence MNRWFVRFVFPILGMTGLIMFIFGYFLYQLPQLTSNMATLAMGLSVIYLLMALWIVTYLRRHLKPVHDIRAMVKDLSNGHYWRRIYPPIASGMVKELAVYANRLAEQLQAVTEHQHVHADRLQAIIKHMASGLLFINEKGRIVLTNNKLLELLKWNDHHHQELYYESPLPEPVIEMIQNTFTFEKEQQQEVTIEVGIRRIDLNVLVAPVLDLEGHNKGIVIVFHDITQLKKLERVRQDFVANVSHELKTPITSIKGFSETLLDGAMYREEHLKQFLSIISQEAERLHRLVEDLLQLSQIEQRQFELNWQKVNLAEVMNNSLRVIEAKAEAKEIKLEYTPPVESTFVEADPDRLQQIVINLLSNAIQYTPEKGEVRLSIDPWAEKGYRICVSDTGIGIHKEEITRIFERFYRVDRARSRASGGTGLGLAIVKHLVEAHQGEITVESEPGKGSTFCVYLHRQRNKQDNKQKNR
- a CDS encoding response regulator transcription factor, producing the protein MTKKILVVDDEQSIVTLLQFNLEQAGYTVVTALDGKTALYLAQKEAPDLIILDLMLPHIDGLELCKTLRGRNNMTPILMLTAKDDELDKILGLELGADDYLTKPFSPREVVARVKAILRRADQNREKDSPPDQQIVIGDLTIDPNQFEVVVNGKKVELTPKEFELLLYLARHKGRVLTREQLLNAIWNYDYIGDTRIVDVHISHLRDKIKTGYIKTIRGLGYKLDGPDRHE
- the mdh gene encoding malate dehydrogenase, whose protein sequence is MGIKRRKISIIGSGFTGATTALMVAQKELGDVVLVDLPQLENPTKGKALDMLEASPVQGFDANIVGTSNYEDTANSDIVVITAGMARKPGMSRDDLVATNAKIMKSVTEQVVKYSPNSIIIVLTNPVDAMTYVVYKTSGFPKERVIGQSGVLDTARFRTFVAQELNVSVEDVSGFVLGGHGDDMVPLIRYSYAGGIPLSKLIPQDRLDAIVERTRKGGGEIVNLLGNGSAYYAPAASLTQMVEAILKDKRRILPSIAYLEGEYGYSDMYLGVPTILGGNGLEKVIELELTEEEKQALDKSAQSVRNVMALLDV
- the icd gene encoding NADP-dependent isocitrate dehydrogenase, whose translation is MANFKHIDPPTTGEKVTMGSDGKLQVPNNPIIPFIEGDGTGPDIWAAASRVLDSAVAKAYNGEKKIAWYEVYAGEKAYNKFGEWLPDDTLAAIREYLIAIKGPLTTPVGGGIRSLNVALRQELDLYVCLRPVRWFTGVPSPVRHPELVDMVIFRENTEDIYAGIEWQAGTDEVKKVIDFLQNEMGVHKIRFPETSGIGIKPISKEGTERHVRAAIEYALENNRKSVTLVHKGNIMKFTEGAFKNWGYELAEREYGDKVFTWAQYDRIAEESGKEAANEAQAKAEAEGKIIIKDAIADIFLQQVLTRPSEFDVVATMNLNGDYISDALAAQVGGIGIAPGANINFSTGHAIFEATHGTAPKYAGLDKVNPSSVILSGEMMLRHLGWHEAADLIIQAMEKTIASKVVTYDFARLMDEATEVKCSEFGDALIKNMG
- the citZ gene encoding citrate synthase, with translation MTTRGLEGVVAAESSISSIIDGVLTYRGINIDDLADHASFEEVIYLLWYGKLPNQAELDQLKKDLAENAHLPGELIEHLRLMPKTVHPMAALRTAVSALSLYDDEADVMDKAANLRKAVRLQAKIGTIVAAFARLREGKEPVAPRTDLSFAANFLYMLTGQEPDEIQERAFNKALVLHADHEFNASTFTARVTVATLSDIYSGLTSAIGALKGPLHGGANEQVMAMLEEIGEVDKAEAYILNKLANKEKIMGFGHRVYKNGDPRAKHLREMSRQLTQLTGEPKWFDMSVKIDEVVQREKGLLPNVDFYSASVYHSLGIPRDLFTPIFAVARTSGWIAHILEQYSNNRLIRPRAEYVGPQKQEYVPLEAR
- the ytvI gene encoding sporulation integral membrane protein YtvI, giving the protein MERSLLLASARGLFVIIAIMTLIVAIYLIFPLIYPFLFGLLLALVMNPVVNWLEKKARFPRWLAVLSTILLLLAVLAALITLVVVEIVSELNRLQEHLPYLFEDYMAQVEFFILNQLFPVYDRIISLYGTLDEEVQRNIEHQVENFSSQMASALTEAGRGLINGILSFLRSIPMIATAFIISLLAFFFLSKDWPKWQAFFTRIVPERVQISSRSVIQDLKSALVGFVRAQLTLMSITFLIVLIGFWILRVEYALTIALFIGLVDLIPYLGPGLIFVPWIIYLFISGNYFLVIGLSVLYGIVIIQRQMIEPKILGDNVGLDPLVTLFSLFVGFKLFGMIGLIIGPVSMVILGALHRAGIFRDLWHYVKGTA
- a CDS encoding cache domain-containing protein codes for the protein MENDYFIRSERELLHIDYALTSYFKSIHEDVTMLATHPAILTADDSITSYMEFEGEEEYIEMTPSQNGGIETEIFHVFRHYAESHHHAAYVYMGTEHGGYIQYPEMLTLAGYDPRERPFYQSAVENPGETVMTGAYPYSEGSSTVIVSSVRSIEDNGQLIGVVGVDVSLEGLTDMIGEVTIGENGYVILVEDNGTILAHPRNPEANFNPISSLELPNLEELRQTAFYSAEINDQPYILHTYVSPELDWHYIAVIDRNEILQSAFQVRKVLLITGVIFVAFIGLTAFLLSSRVTKRLNRISALTISMAQGDLSQKAEISGEDEIGQMASNFNKMANGLKEMISHISKEAPWTPFFQWDGPLCPQWHRLQLSPVQLPGASH
- a CDS encoding urocanate hydratase, yielding MEQIKAARGSTLRCKGWRQEALLRMLENVLENGENQKELVVYAALGKAARNWPSYRAIVDALKTLDEDETLVIQSGKPIGVFKTHRFAPIVIMANCNLVGKWATSDNFYELEQKGLIMWGGLTAGAWQYIGSQGVIQGTYEIFSAIARKYFDGDLTGRFILTAGLGGMGGAQTLAGVMANAAILCVEVDEARVDKRLSVGYLQKKTRDLDEALHWIEQAVAKKESISVGLVGNAADIYTKILERGIVPDIVTDQTSAHDLVYGYVPEGYTLEEVKQARINNPKQLEQDARASIAKEVKAMLAFKQKGSVVFDNGNNIRTQAYQHGVKEAFEIDIFTEAFLRPLFCRAIGPFRWVALSGDVEDIKKIDQFILDEFKENEIITNWIRLAHRYIPVEGLPARIAWFGHGERSKLALAVNQMVREGSLSGPIAFSRDHLDAAAMTHPNIMTERMKDSSDAIADWPLLNAMLNCSSMADLVAIHSGGGGYTGYMTSAGVTVVADGTQETELRLKHTLDNDTGLGVLRYADAGYSEALDEVDKKGIKRIQTT